One genomic window of Ctenopharyngodon idella isolate HZGC_01 chromosome 18, HZGC01, whole genome shotgun sequence includes the following:
- the napab gene encoding N-ethylmaleimide-sensitive factor attachment protein, alpha b isoform X1 yields MDNSGKEKEAMALMAEAEKKVKSSQSFFGSLFGGSSKMEDACDLYGRAANMFKMAKNWSAAGNAFSQAALLHLQMQSKHDAATNFIDAGNAFKKSDPQEAINCLNRAIEIYTDMGRFTIAAKHHVTIAEVYETELVDIDKAIAHYEQAADYYKGEESTSSANKCLLKVATYAAQLERYPKAIEIYEQVATHAMDSTLLKYSAKDYFFKAALCHFCVDMLNAKLALQKYEEMFPAFSDSRECKLVKKLLDAFEEQNVDAYTDANIDRLMVHVITSPCHAVRISRISRINIKFIFVMTTADTNSSAKGLLCTFIRQQFIHAIATNSRVTG; encoded by the exons ATGGATAACTCTGGTAAAGAAAAAGAGGCCATGGCTCTCATGGCAGAAGCCGAAAAGAAAGTGAAATCCTCGCAGTCGTTCTTTGGCTCTCTGTTTGG GGGCTCTTCAAAGATGGAGGATGCTTGTGACTTGTATGGAAGAGCTGCAAACATGTTCAAGATGGCCAAGAACTGGAGTG CTGCAGGAAATGCTTTCTCCCAGGCGGCCCTCCTACACCTGCAGATGCAGAGTAAACACGACGCTGCCACAAACTTCATTGATGCCGGCAATGCCTTTAAAAAATCAGACCCTCAAG AGGCCATAAACTGCCTGAACAGGGCCATTGAGATCTATACAGACATG GGTCGATTTACAATCGCAGCGAAACACCACGTTACCATTGCTGAAGTTTATGAGACTGAACTGGTTGACATTGACAAG GCCATAGCTCACTATGAACAGGCGGCAGACTATTATAAAGGCGAGGAGTCCACAAG TTCTGCCAACAAGTGCCTACTCAAAGTTGCCACCTACGCCGCTCAACTGGAGCGGTACCCTAAAGCCATTGAGATCTATGAACAg GTTGCAACGCATGCAATGGACAGCACTCTGTTGAAATACAGTGCAAAGGACTATTTCTTTAAGGCAGCTCTCTGCCACTTCTGTGTGGACATGCTTAATGCTAAG CTTGCCCTCCAGAAGTATGAGGAAATGTTTCCAGCCTTTTCAGATTCACGCGAATGCAAATTGGTGAAG AAACTTTTAGATGCCTTTGAGGAACAGAATGTGGATGCATATACTGACGCT aACATAGATCGATTAATGGTACACGTCATTACGTCCCCATGCCACGCCGTCCGAATTTCCAGAATTTCACGTATCAACATAAAGTTCATCTTCGTTATG ACGACGGCGGATACAAATTCTTCAGCAAAAGGCCTCCTCTGTACTTTCATTCGGCAACAGTTCATTCATGCCATTGCGACAAACTCCAGAGTTACTGGATGA
- the napab gene encoding N-ethylmaleimide-sensitive factor attachment protein, alpha b isoform X2, which produces MDNSGKEKEAMALMAEAEKKVKSSQSFFGSLFGGSSKMEDACDLYGRAANMFKMAKNWSAAGNAFSQAALLHLQMQSKHDAATNFIDAGNAFKKSDPQEAINCLNRAIEIYTDMGRFTIAAKHHVTIAEVYETELVDIDKAIAHYEQAADYYKGEESTSSANKCLLKVATYAAQLERYPKAIEIYEQVATHAMDSTLLKYSAKDYFFKAALCHFCVDMLNAKLALQKYEEMFPAFSDSRECKLVKKLLDAFEEQNVDAYTDAVKEYDTISRLDQWLTTMLLRIKKTIQEEESDLR; this is translated from the exons ATGGATAACTCTGGTAAAGAAAAAGAGGCCATGGCTCTCATGGCAGAAGCCGAAAAGAAAGTGAAATCCTCGCAGTCGTTCTTTGGCTCTCTGTTTGG GGGCTCTTCAAAGATGGAGGATGCTTGTGACTTGTATGGAAGAGCTGCAAACATGTTCAAGATGGCCAAGAACTGGAGTG CTGCAGGAAATGCTTTCTCCCAGGCGGCCCTCCTACACCTGCAGATGCAGAGTAAACACGACGCTGCCACAAACTTCATTGATGCCGGCAATGCCTTTAAAAAATCAGACCCTCAAG AGGCCATAAACTGCCTGAACAGGGCCATTGAGATCTATACAGACATG GGTCGATTTACAATCGCAGCGAAACACCACGTTACCATTGCTGAAGTTTATGAGACTGAACTGGTTGACATTGACAAG GCCATAGCTCACTATGAACAGGCGGCAGACTATTATAAAGGCGAGGAGTCCACAAG TTCTGCCAACAAGTGCCTACTCAAAGTTGCCACCTACGCCGCTCAACTGGAGCGGTACCCTAAAGCCATTGAGATCTATGAACAg GTTGCAACGCATGCAATGGACAGCACTCTGTTGAAATACAGTGCAAAGGACTATTTCTTTAAGGCAGCTCTCTGCCACTTCTGTGTGGACATGCTTAATGCTAAG CTTGCCCTCCAGAAGTATGAGGAAATGTTTCCAGCCTTTTCAGATTCACGCGAATGCAAATTGGTGAAG AAACTTTTAGATGCCTTTGAGGAACAGAATGTGGATGCATATACTGACGCT GTGAAGGAGTATGACACTATCTCACGGCTGGATCAGTGGCTCACCACCATGCTGCTTCGTATCAAGAAAACCATACAAGAAGAAGAAAGCGACCTTCGCTAA
- the b3gnt2l gene encoding N-acetyllactosaminide beta-1,3-N-acetylglucosaminyltransferase 2 — MRKTYTKFLILAVASSLCLVIFYSQLKDVELTQRDLARHPSVTIVTPRKPTTVVISTIKKKTKSVMLVERPPLTISEDFRKDIPKNGAFWNRKLHSLLRQFDSANNKTRKDPHMKFHCQPESSELLQTNIQDIQSYPPLYGDFLKGMECRNPPLLHDQPGKCASDQIFLLFAIKSIPKHFERRQAVRETWGREGLYENGLQVRTVFLLGRSSADDPPLDKIVSFEAQQFQDLLVWDFHDTFYNLTLKEHVFFKWMMDRCPQVSFVFKGDDDVFANTQAVLNHLKSLEPEQASSLYTGQIISDATPLRDPKIKYYVPQSFYEGPYPPYAGGGGFLFSGNLLPSLYHVSFYIPFYPIDDVYNGMCFKAIGITPTKHDGFKTFDIREQDRENPCVHKDLLLVHQRNPQQTMRLWKNMHSSMLTC, encoded by the coding sequence ATGAGAAAGACGTATACTAAATTCCTCATCTTAGCAGTAGCTAGCAGCCTTTGCTTAGTCATATTCTATTCCCAACTAAAGGATGTGGAACTCACACAAAGAGACTTGGCCAGACACCCTTCGGTTACAATTGTCACTCCTAGAAAACCCACAACTGTAGTCATAAGCAccataaaaaagaaaaccaaaAGTGTTATGCTGGTTGAACGTCCACCCCTTACTATTTCTGAGGATTTCAGAAAAGACATTCCCAAAAATGGTGCCTTCTGGAACCGAAAACTTCATTCTCTCCTCAGGCAGTTTGACTCCGCCAACAATAAAACGCGCAAGGACCCACATATGAAGTTTCACTGTCAACCGGAGAGTTCTGAGTTGCTACAAACCAACATTCAGGATATTCAGTCGTATCCTCCTCTTTATGGAGACTTCCTTAAAGGCATGGAGTGTCGAAACCCACCACTTCTTCATGATCAGCCTGGCAAGTGTGCATCAGATCAAATTTTCCTTCTCTTTGCAATCAAATCCATCCCAAAGCACTTCGAGAGGCGCCAAGCAGTCCGAGAGACCTGGGGAAGAGAAGGGTTGTATGAAAACGGACTTCAGGTACGAACGGTCTTTCTGCTGGGTCGATCATCTGCAGATGATCCCCCTCTCGACAAAATAGTTTCATTTGAAGCTCAGCAGTTTCAAGACCTGCTCGTTTGGGATTTTCACGACACCTTTTACAATCTGACTCTCAAGGAGCATGTGTTCTTCAAGTGGATGATGGATCGCTGTCCTCAGGTGTCTTTCGTTTTTAAGGGCGACGATGATGTTTTTGCCAACACTCAAGCGGTATTGAATCATCTGAAGTCTTTGGAGCCCGAACAGGCCTCGTCGTTGTACACCGGGCAGATCATTTCTGATGCCACACCGTTACGGGACCCTAAGATCAAATATTATGTTCCTCAGTCTTTCTATGAAGGCCCTTACCCTCCTTATGCTGGCGGCGGTGGATTCCTCTTTTCTGGAAACCTTCTCCCATCTCTTTATCATGTTTCCTTTTACATACCCTTCTACCCTATTGATGACGTCTACAACGGGATGTGCTTTAAAGCAATTGGAATCACTCCGACCAAACACGATGGTTTCAAGACATTCGACATTCGGGAACAAGATCGAGAGAACCCCTGTGTGCACAAAGACTTGCTCCTGGTGCACCAACGCAACCCTCAGCAGACCATGAGACTGTGGAAAAATATGCACAGCTCCATGTTGACCTGCTGA